In Arsenicicoccus sp. oral taxon 190, the following are encoded in one genomic region:
- a CDS encoding HU family DNA-binding protein: MNRSELVHEISRRTASTPSHVDGVLDALGDLMRECAASGGKLQIAGLLTLERVERAARTGRNPRTGETIQIPAQPAVKLTPGSTLKAAARGER; this comes from the coding sequence ATGAACCGCAGCGAGCTCGTCCACGAGATCAGCAGGCGCACCGCCTCCACACCCAGCCACGTCGACGGCGTCCTCGACGCCCTCGGCGACCTGATGCGCGAGTGCGCCGCGAGCGGCGGCAAGCTGCAGATCGCGGGTCTGCTCACCCTCGAGCGCGTCGAGCGCGCCGCCCGCACGGGGCGCAACCCGCGCACCGGCGAGACGATCCAGATCCCGGCCCAGCCGGCGGTCAAGCTCACGCCGGGGTCGACGCTCAAGGCCGCCGCCAGGGGCGAGAGGTAA
- the rpmG gene encoding 50S ribosomal protein L33 translates to MARSTDVRPKITLRSTAGTGYTYVTRKNRRNDPDRLLIRKYDPVVRRHVEFKE, encoded by the coding sequence ATGGCCAGGTCCACCGACGTGCGACCCAAGATCACGCTCCGCTCGACGGCGGGCACGGGCTACACGTACGTCACCCGCAAGAACCGCCGGAACGACCCGGACCGGCTCCTGATCCGCAAGTACGACCCGGTCGTGCGCAGGCACGTCGAGTTCAAGGAGTAA
- the rpsN gene encoding 30S ribosomal protein S14, giving the protein MAKKSKTARDQQRREVVARHAEERRALKAVIADPTADPMSKAAAQLRLQRMPRDASATRLHNRDVVDGRPRSVYRRFGLTRIRLREMAHAGELPGVTKSSW; this is encoded by the coding sequence ATGGCCAAGAAGTCGAAGACCGCCCGGGACCAGCAGCGACGCGAGGTCGTCGCGCGCCACGCCGAGGAGCGCCGGGCGCTGAAGGCCGTCATCGCCGACCCCACCGCCGACCCCATGAGCAAGGCCGCCGCCCAGCTGCGGCTGCAGCGGATGCCCCGCGACGCCAGCGCCACCCGCCTGCACAACCGCGACGTCGTCGACGGGCGCCCCCGCTCGGTCTACCGCAGGTTCGGCCTGACACGCATCCGGCTGCGCGAGATGGCCCACGCCGGCGAGCTGCCCGGCGTCACGAAGTCCAGCTGGTGA
- the rpmB gene encoding 50S ribosomal protein L28, with protein MSHHCQLTGAQPRFGNTISHSHRRTRRRFDPNIQRRTYWAPSLGRSVTLRLSTRAIQTIDRIGIDAAVARIQAHGERV; from the coding sequence ATGTCCCACCACTGCCAGCTGACCGGTGCGCAGCCGCGCTTCGGCAACACCATCAGCCACTCGCACCGCCGCACCAGGCGGCGCTTCGACCCCAACATCCAGCGGCGGACCTACTGGGCGCCGAGCCTGGGGCGCTCGGTCACGCTGCGCCTGTCGACCCGAGCCATCCAGACGATCGACCGCATCGGCATCGACGCGGCCGTCGCCCGGATCCAGGCCCACGGCGAGCGCGTGTGA
- a CDS encoding CobW family GTP-binding protein: MTTHVLVVAGLDATDQAVTAMGLQCDLPDSAVVRLVVDAAAGEVRWAVSDLTGIVEEAGQEVRHPCLSCSLREAILPTLVRLAETGRWGTLVVALPVAAEPLPLALGIARAHLADGRRVADHLDLRSVVTVVSCEDLCAGVFDDPLLAELDLAMVDDDRRSYGETLVNQVELADVVVLAHELDESDRALLDHLRRPDSSVAAGLSTLSGAELLLRGCDVERSSAFVDPRRRRATGAAPAGGLQTLTLRTWRPFHPDRLRQHLEDLGSGELRGRGAFWLPGRPGTAIAWDASGGQLSIGAIGGWDDADRMTNLLVTTDAETATVVREAFEAAVMTEAEMLTARDRWMGRRDGFEEWLGEEGASDVA, encoded by the coding sequence ATGACCACACACGTCCTCGTCGTCGCCGGACTGGACGCCACCGACCAGGCCGTCACCGCGATGGGCCTGCAGTGCGACCTGCCCGACTCCGCCGTGGTGCGGCTCGTCGTCGACGCTGCGGCCGGCGAGGTGCGGTGGGCCGTCAGCGATCTCACCGGCATCGTCGAGGAGGCCGGCCAGGAGGTCCGCCACCCCTGCCTGTCCTGCTCGCTGCGCGAGGCGATCCTGCCCACCCTGGTCCGCCTCGCCGAGACCGGCCGCTGGGGCACGCTCGTCGTCGCCCTGCCCGTCGCCGCGGAGCCCCTGCCCCTCGCCCTCGGCATCGCCCGCGCCCACCTGGCCGACGGACGCCGCGTCGCCGACCACCTCGACCTGCGCTCGGTCGTCACCGTCGTCAGCTGCGAGGACCTGTGCGCCGGCGTCTTCGACGACCCGCTGCTGGCCGAGCTGGACCTGGCCATGGTCGACGACGACCGCCGCAGCTACGGCGAGACCCTGGTCAACCAGGTCGAGCTCGCCGACGTCGTCGTCCTCGCCCACGAGCTCGACGAGTCCGACCGAGCCCTGCTGGACCACCTGCGCCGCCCCGACTCGAGCGTCGCGGCGGGTCTGTCGACGCTCTCGGGCGCCGAGCTGCTCCTGCGCGGCTGCGACGTGGAGCGCTCCTCCGCCTTCGTCGACCCGCGGCGTCGCCGGGCGACCGGCGCCGCTCCGGCCGGCGGCCTGCAGACGCTGACCCTGCGCACCTGGCGCCCCTTCCACCCCGACCGCCTGCGGCAGCACCTCGAGGACCTGGGGTCGGGCGAGCTGCGCGGTCGCGGCGCCTTCTGGCTCCCCGGCCGCCCCGGCACCGCGATCGCCTGGGACGCCAGCGGCGGGCAGCTCTCCATCGGCGCGATCGGGGGCTGGGACGACGCGGACCGTATGACGAACCTCTTGGTCACCACCGACGCCGAGACGGCCACCGTGGTGCGGGAGGCCTTCGAGGCCGCCGTCATGACCGAGGCCGAGATGCTCACCGCGCGTGACCGATGGATGGGGCGGCGCGACGGCTTCGAGGAGTGGCTGGGCGAGGAGGGCGCCTCCGACGTGGCGTGA
- a CDS encoding GNAT family N-acetyltransferase has protein sequence MTDVQVVDNPAEHRFEARVAGALAGVAEYQLTDQLIVFTHTEVDPAHEGTGVGSALARHALDQVRERGDRQVMPLCPFIKGWIAKHPDYVPLVYGAAHGEGPGGGDGAAS, from the coding sequence ATGACCGACGTCCAGGTCGTCGACAACCCCGCCGAGCACCGCTTCGAGGCGCGGGTGGCGGGCGCGCTCGCCGGCGTCGCGGAGTACCAGCTGACCGACCAGCTCATCGTCTTCACCCACACCGAGGTCGACCCGGCCCACGAGGGCACGGGGGTGGGGAGCGCCCTCGCGCGTCACGCGCTGGACCAGGTCCGGGAGCGTGGCGATCGGCAGGTGATGCCGCTGTGCCCCTTCATCAAGGGCTGGATCGCCAAGCACCCCGACTACGTCCCGCTGGTCTACGGCGCCGCGCACGGCGAGGGTCCCGGCGGCGGGGACGGTGCCGCGTCGTGA
- a CDS encoding Fur family transcriptional regulator, translated as MADTERRATKQRRAVEQVLQDTDDFISAQALHARLREAGDAVGLATVYRTLNALVEDARVDTLRLDDGEARYRLCATAQHHHHLVCRDCGRTVEIAGPAVESWADAVAAEHGFTEVSHTLEVFGTCDRH; from the coding sequence ATGGCCGACACCGAGCGCCGAGCGACCAAGCAGCGCCGCGCGGTCGAGCAGGTCCTGCAGGACACCGACGACTTCATCTCTGCGCAGGCGCTGCACGCCCGGCTGCGGGAAGCGGGCGACGCGGTTGGCCTCGCGACGGTCTACCGCACCCTCAACGCGCTCGTCGAGGACGCCCGCGTCGACACGCTGCGCCTCGACGACGGGGAGGCGCGCTACCGGTTGTGCGCGACCGCGCAGCACCACCACCACCTGGTCTGCCGCGATTGCGGGCGCACCGTCGAGATCGCGGGGCCGGCCGTGGAGTCGTGGGCCGACGCCGTCGCGGCCGAGCACGGCTTCACCGAGGTGTCGCACACCCTCGAGGTCTTCGGGACCTGCGACCGCCACTGA
- a CDS encoding DMT family transporter, producing MSWIVLVLSGVMEAVWATALGRSEGFSRLGPSVVFLVACGLSMGGLAYALRELPVGTAYAVWVGIGAVTTVAWSMATGAEAVSVLKIALLLGIVGCVAGLKLLH from the coding sequence ATGTCGTGGATCGTGCTGGTGCTGTCCGGAGTCATGGAGGCTGTGTGGGCGACCGCGCTCGGGCGCAGCGAGGGGTTCAGCCGGCTGGGGCCGAGCGTCGTCTTCCTGGTGGCCTGCGGGCTGAGCATGGGCGGGCTGGCCTACGCGCTGCGCGAGCTGCCCGTCGGCACCGCCTACGCGGTCTGGGTGGGCATCGGCGCCGTGACGACCGTGGCCTGGAGCATGGCCACCGGGGCGGAGGCCGTGTCGGTGCTCAAGATCGCGCTGCTGCTCGGGATCGTCGGCTGCGTGGCGGGCCTCAAGCTGCTGCACTGA
- a CDS encoding alpha-galactosidase: MPPTSLTIGPEQPCQVHLTSGGVSLLVDLSDARLPSIAHWGAALPDLDAEEAATLVRATTYGRGGNDVDVPVRVAVLPEHHTGWTGRPGISGSREDGSGWSPRFTVTAAETRTSEAAAAAAYGTLSTLGAGTLHVTAADDEARLGLTLEIDLLPTGLVRTRATVTNDGDTDYALDELALTLPVPNHATEILDLAGHWGTERAPQRKGFTVGQHLREGRKGRTGADAAYVLSTGARGFGFRQGEVWGVHTAWSGNHRHWAERLFNGRTVIGGSELLLPGEGRLSPGESSCTPWVFGAYGDGLDDQAARFHGWLRSRPTHPQTPRKVTLNVWEAVYFDHDLARLVDLADRAAALGVERFVLDDGWFGARRDDHAGLGDWVVSPDMWPDGLGPLVDHVTALGMEFGLWFEPEMVNLDSDVARAHPEWIMATGNRIPVESRHQQVLNLGIPQAYAHVRDQMVAVLEAYDIGYLKWDHNRDLVDAGTAPTGRAGVHEQTLAAYRLMAELRDRFPGLEIESCSSGGARVDLAVLEHTDRVWTSDCIDPLERQSMHRWTQQLIPPELMGSHVASGASHTTGRSHSLHFRAGTAVWGHLGIEWDLARASDVELAELGDWVAFYQRHRDLLHSGTVVRLDDVVPELHVHGVVSPAQDEALFAVVSTGRAIVDPVGRMRLAGLDPDRRYRVRDVTPSRPPHGMPQSPAWWPGPEGVLLRGRSLQAVGVEAPALSPDEIVILHLTTD; this comes from the coding sequence ATGCCTCCCACCAGCCTGACCATCGGGCCCGAGCAGCCCTGCCAGGTCCACCTCACGAGCGGCGGCGTGTCCCTGCTCGTCGACCTGTCCGACGCCCGCCTCCCGTCGATCGCCCACTGGGGCGCCGCGCTGCCCGACCTGGACGCCGAGGAGGCCGCGACGCTGGTCCGGGCCACGACCTACGGCCGCGGCGGCAACGACGTCGACGTCCCCGTCCGGGTCGCGGTCCTGCCCGAGCACCACACCGGGTGGACGGGACGCCCGGGCATCAGTGGCAGCCGCGAGGACGGGTCGGGCTGGTCACCCCGCTTCACGGTGACCGCGGCCGAGACCCGCACCAGCGAGGCGGCGGCCGCGGCGGCATACGGCACGCTCTCCACGCTGGGAGCCGGCACGCTCCACGTCACCGCCGCCGACGACGAGGCGCGCCTCGGCCTGACGCTCGAGATCGACCTGCTCCCCACGGGACTCGTGCGGACCCGCGCCACCGTGACCAACGACGGTGACACCGACTACGCCCTCGACGAGCTCGCCCTCACTCTGCCGGTCCCCAACCACGCCACCGAGATCCTCGACCTCGCCGGCCACTGGGGCACCGAACGCGCCCCCCAGCGCAAGGGATTCACCGTCGGCCAGCACCTGCGCGAGGGGCGCAAGGGCCGCACCGGCGCCGACGCCGCCTACGTGCTCTCCACGGGCGCCAGGGGATTCGGCTTCCGGCAGGGCGAGGTGTGGGGCGTCCACACCGCCTGGTCCGGCAACCACCGCCACTGGGCCGAGCGACTCTTCAACGGCCGCACCGTGATCGGCGGCTCCGAGCTGCTCCTCCCCGGCGAGGGGAGACTCTCCCCCGGCGAGTCCTCCTGCACCCCTTGGGTCTTCGGCGCGTATGGCGACGGCCTGGACGACCAGGCCGCGCGCTTCCACGGCTGGTTGCGGTCGCGACCGACACACCCGCAGACCCCCCGCAAGGTCACGCTCAACGTCTGGGAGGCGGTCTACTTCGACCACGACCTAGCGCGCCTCGTCGACCTCGCTGACCGTGCCGCCGCCCTCGGCGTCGAGCGATTCGTCCTGGACGACGGGTGGTTCGGCGCGCGTCGCGACGACCACGCCGGACTCGGCGACTGGGTCGTCTCCCCCGACATGTGGCCGGACGGCCTGGGTCCCCTCGTCGACCACGTCACGGCCCTGGGCATGGAGTTCGGGCTGTGGTTCGAGCCCGAGATGGTCAACCTCGACAGCGACGTCGCCCGCGCCCACCCCGAGTGGATCATGGCCACGGGCAACCGGATCCCCGTCGAGAGCCGCCACCAGCAGGTGCTCAACCTCGGCATCCCGCAGGCCTACGCCCACGTGCGCGACCAGATGGTGGCGGTGCTGGAGGCCTACGACATCGGCTACCTCAAGTGGGACCACAACCGCGACCTCGTCGACGCCGGCACCGCGCCCACCGGGCGCGCGGGCGTGCACGAGCAGACGCTCGCGGCCTACCGGCTCATGGCAGAGCTGCGGGACCGCTTCCCGGGGCTGGAGATCGAGTCGTGCAGCTCGGGCGGCGCGCGCGTCGACCTCGCCGTCCTCGAGCACACCGACCGCGTGTGGACCTCGGACTGCATCGACCCCCTCGAGCGGCAGAGCATGCACCGCTGGACCCAGCAGCTGATCCCGCCGGAGCTCATGGGCTCCCACGTCGCATCGGGCGCCTCGCACACCACGGGGCGCAGCCACAGCCTGCACTTCCGCGCCGGCACCGCCGTCTGGGGACACCTCGGCATCGAGTGGGACCTCGCGCGCGCCTCCGACGTCGAGCTGGCCGAGCTCGGCGACTGGGTCGCCTTCTACCAGCGGCACCGCGACCTGCTGCACTCGGGCACCGTGGTCCGGCTGGACGACGTCGTGCCCGAGCTCCACGTCCACGGCGTCGTCTCACCGGCCCAGGACGAGGCCCTTTTCGCCGTCGTGTCGACCGGCCGCGCCATCGTCGACCCGGTCGGCCGGATGCGCCTGGCCGGGCTCGACCCCGACCGCCGGTACCGGGTCCGGGATGTCACGCCCAGTCGCCCACCGCACGGTATGCCGCAATCGCCCGCCTGGTGGCCCGGCCCCGAGGGCGTGCTGCTGCGCGGTCGCTCGCTGCAGGCGGTGGGGGTGGAGGCGCCCGCCCTGTCCCCCGACGAGATCGTGATCCTGCACCTGACGACGGACTGA
- the narI gene encoding respiratory nitrate reductase subunit gamma, with protein MNTLLWVVFPYICLTIFVVGHFWRYKYDKFGWTTRSSQLYEDRLLRWGSPMFHFGILFVVMGHIMGLLVPKSWTDAVGLSQEVYHFLAVSVGLLAGFLTLAGIAILIYRRRTTGPVFSATTPMDKVMYVFLVVVILLGLANTLGWHAPGINNLGGPAEHYNYREGVSIWYRQFLTFHPDADLMAAAPLGFQLHTLVACLLFALWPFTRLVHVFSAPLGYLTRPYIVYRSRDVRTGRGVGNRAPARGWERV; from the coding sequence ATGAACACCCTGCTCTGGGTGGTGTTCCCCTACATCTGCCTGACGATCTTCGTCGTCGGCCACTTCTGGCGGTACAAGTACGACAAGTTCGGCTGGACCACGCGCTCGAGCCAGCTCTACGAGGACCGGCTGCTGCGCTGGGGCTCGCCGATGTTCCACTTCGGCATCCTCTTCGTCGTGATGGGCCACATCATGGGCCTGCTCGTCCCCAAGTCGTGGACCGACGCGGTGGGGCTGAGCCAGGAGGTCTACCACTTCCTGGCCGTGTCGGTCGGGCTGCTCGCCGGCTTCCTGACGCTGGCGGGCATCGCGATCCTGATCTACCGCCGCCGCACCACCGGGCCGGTCTTCTCCGCGACGACGCCCATGGACAAGGTCATGTACGTCTTCCTCGTGGTCGTGATCCTGCTCGGCCTGGCCAACACCCTCGGCTGGCACGCCCCCGGCATCAACAACCTCGGCGGGCCGGCGGAGCACTACAACTACCGCGAGGGCGTCTCGATCTGGTACCGCCAGTTCCTGACCTTCCACCCCGACGCGGACCTCATGGCTGCGGCGCCGCTCGGCTTCCAGCTGCACACGCTCGTCGCGTGCCTCCTCTTCGCGCTGTGGCCGTTCACGCGCCTGGTGCACGTCTTCTCGGCGCCGCTCGGCTACCTCACCCGCCCCTACATCGTCTACCGGTCGCGCGACGTGCGGACCGGTCGTGGGGTCGGCAACCGGGCTCCCGCCCGTGGCTGGGAGCGCGTCTGA
- the rpmF gene encoding 50S ribosomal protein L32, translating into MAVPKRKMSRSHTRSRRASWKAAPVELVPVAVGGRTVRVPRRLVRAVRRGLIDPGRFDS; encoded by the coding sequence ATGGCCGTCCCCAAGCGCAAGATGTCGCGCTCCCACACCCGATCCCGTCGCGCGAGCTGGAAGGCCGCACCGGTCGAGCTCGTGCCGGTCGCCGTCGGCGGCCGCACCGTGCGCGTGCCCCGGCGCCTGGTGCGCGCGGTCCGACGCGGGTTGATCGACCCGGGGCGGTTCGACTCCTGA
- a CDS encoding pirin family protein — protein MTDVSVLAAREVPLGGPRAMEVRRTLPHRERTTVGAWCFADHYGPQRVGEGNAGGMDVPPHPHTGLATVSWLFEGEIEHRDSAGVVAPVRPGEVNLMSAGHGIAHSEVSTPATPVLHGVQLWVVLPRAGRSGSRDFQHHAPVVADLPGGAGTARVFVGALAGVDASPVRTATPLLGAQLDLEPGATVTLRVDPTFEHGVLLDRGELQLEGAPVPYAALGIVDAGPTTLRLVAGADGARAVLLGGEPFEEEFVMWWNFIGSDHDDVSAARDEWEAAGERFGQVPDYVGEVPRLPAPPLPPVRLRPRGRRGRSVTEAPAAS, from the coding sequence GTGACCGACGTGTCGGTCCTCGCGGCGCGCGAGGTGCCCCTCGGCGGGCCCCGCGCCATGGAGGTGCGCCGCACCCTGCCCCACCGGGAGCGCACCACGGTGGGGGCCTGGTGCTTCGCCGACCACTACGGGCCGCAGCGCGTCGGTGAGGGCAACGCGGGTGGCATGGACGTGCCGCCGCACCCGCACACGGGGCTCGCCACGGTGTCGTGGCTCTTCGAGGGCGAGATCGAGCACCGCGACTCGGCAGGCGTCGTCGCGCCGGTCCGTCCGGGGGAGGTCAACCTGATGTCCGCCGGGCACGGCATCGCCCACTCGGAGGTGTCCACGCCCGCCACGCCCGTGCTCCACGGGGTCCAGCTGTGGGTCGTCCTGCCGCGCGCCGGCCGGTCGGGGTCGCGCGACTTCCAGCACCACGCTCCGGTCGTGGCGGACCTGCCCGGGGGTGCGGGGACGGCGCGGGTCTTCGTCGGCGCCCTCGCGGGGGTGGACGCGTCGCCCGTCCGCACCGCCACCCCCCTGCTGGGGGCCCAGCTGGACCTGGAGCCCGGTGCGACGGTGACGTTGCGCGTGGACCCCACCTTCGAGCACGGCGTGCTGCTGGATCGCGGTGAGCTGCAGCTCGAGGGCGCCCCGGTGCCGTATGCCGCCCTCGGCATCGTCGACGCCGGCCCCACGACGCTGCGGCTCGTCGCCGGCGCGGACGGCGCCCGGGCGGTGCTGCTCGGCGGGGAACCCTTCGAGGAGGAGTTCGTCATGTGGTGGAACTTCATCGGCTCCGACCACGACGACGTCTCCGCCGCACGGGACGAGTGGGAGGCGGCGGGGGAGCGGTTCGGGCAGGTCCCGGACTATGTGGGCGAGGTGCCGCGGCTGCCCGCGCCCCCGCTGCCACCGGTGCGGTTGCGTCCCCGCGGCCGCAGGGGTCGGAGCGTGACCGAGGCGCCGGCCGCGTCGTGA